Proteins co-encoded in one Paracoccus aestuarii genomic window:
- a CDS encoding SDR family oxidoreductase: MSFDLGLAGKRALVTGGTKGIGAAVVGTLMSAGAHVVTTARSLPAAPIPRVHFVAADITTAGGCAAIAQRVLDHLGGVDLIIHAVGGSSAPPGGFAALDDAEWLKELNLNLMPAVRLDQALLPGMVEQGSGVIVHVTSIQGRLPLPESTTVYAAAKVARSTYSKSLSKEVSPKGVRVLRVSPSWVETEAAVALAERLAADAGTRHRRRHGAHGIGAPRRAAG, translated from the coding sequence ATGAGCTTCGATCTCGGTCTGGCGGGCAAGCGCGCTCTGGTTACCGGCGGAACGAAAGGCATCGGGGCCGCCGTCGTCGGAACCCTGATGAGCGCTGGCGCGCACGTGGTCACGACCGCCCGCAGCCTGCCGGCCGCTCCCATTCCAAGGGTTCATTTCGTCGCGGCCGACATCACCACAGCCGGGGGATGCGCCGCCATCGCCCAACGCGTTCTTGATCATCTGGGCGGTGTCGATCTGATCATCCATGCCGTCGGCGGATCGTCCGCCCCGCCCGGCGGCTTCGCTGCTCTGGACGATGCCGAATGGCTAAAGGAACTGAACCTCAATCTGATGCCCGCCGTTCGTCTCGACCAGGCCTTGCTGCCCGGCATGGTTGAACAGGGGTCGGGTGTCATCGTGCATGTCACCTCGATCCAGGGGCGCCTGCCGCTGCCGGAATCGACCACCGTCTATGCCGCGGCGAAGGTCGCGCGGTCCACCTACAGCAAGAGCCTGTCGAAGGAAGTTTCGCCCAAAGGCGTGCGGGTCCTGCGCGTCTCCCCCAGCTGGGTCGAGACCGAGGCGGCGGTCGCCTTGGCCGAGCGACTCGCGGCGGATGCGGGCACTCGTCATCGACGGCGGCACGGTGCCCACGGCATAGGGGCACCACGCCGGGCGGCGGGTTGA
- a CDS encoding IS3 family transposase (programmed frameshift), with protein sequence MKRSRFTEDQIIGILKEHEAGVSVADLCRKHGVSDATVYKWKAKYGGMDVSEAKRLKGLEDENARLKRLLADSMLDNAALKDLRGKKVVTPAAKRQAVAHLVAGHGMSERRACRVIGCCRMTMRYEAIRQDDPVLRERLKELARVRRRFGYRRLHVFLRREGHVVNHKRLFRIYREERLHVRRRGGRKRAIGTRAPMTLPLRPNQRWSLDFVSDQLTDGRRFRIMTVVDDCTRECLALIADTSLSGARVARELATLFDLRGKPTTVVSDNGTEFTSNAILTFADDRKIDWHYIAPGKPTQNAFIESFNGRLRDELLNETLFPSLNHARAKLAAWRTDYNTERPHSRLGWQTPAEFAQTFAPQRGLSLRSPQSSAPAPVAQPAKIGKTQTPSLAHAG encoded by the exons ATGAAGCGCAGCAGGTTTACCGAAGATCAGATCATCGGCATTTTGAAAGAGCACGAGGCCGGGGTTTCCGTTGCGGATCTGTGCCGGAAGCACGGTGTCAGCGATGCGACCGTCTACAAATGGAAAGCCAAATATGGCGGCATGGATGTCAGCGAGGCCAAGCGCCTAAAGGGGCTCGAGGACGAGAACGCGCGCCTGAAGCGACTTCTTGCGGATTCGATGCTCGACAATGCGGCGCTCAAGGATCTCCGTGGAAAAA AAGTGGTGACGCCCGCCGCGAAGCGGCAAGCGGTCGCGCATCTGGTGGCGGGCCACGGGATGAGCGAACGGCGGGCGTGTCGGGTGATCGGCTGCTGCCGTATGACCATGCGCTACGAGGCGATCCGGCAGGACGACCCTGTGCTGCGCGAGCGGCTGAAGGAGTTGGCGCGGGTGCGCCGCCGGTTCGGCTACCGTCGCCTGCATGTGTTCCTGCGGCGTGAGGGCCATGTGGTGAACCACAAGCGCCTGTTCCGCATCTACCGCGAGGAACGGCTGCACGTGCGCCGTCGTGGCGGGCGGAAGCGGGCCATCGGCACGCGGGCACCGATGACATTGCCTTTGAGGCCGAACCAGCGCTGGTCGTTGGACTTCGTATCCGATCAACTGACGGATGGTCGTCGCTTCCGGATCATGACCGTGGTGGATGACTGCACGCGGGAATGCCTGGCCCTGATCGCCGACACATCATTGTCAGGCGCAAGGGTGGCACGTGAATTGGCAACGCTGTTCGATCTGCGCGGCAAACCGACGACGGTAGTCAGTGACAACGGCACCGAGTTCACCTCGAACGCGATCCTGACCTTCGCCGATGACCGCAAGATCGACTGGCACTACATCGCGCCAGGAAAGCCGACACAGAACGCCTTCATCGAGAGCTTCAACGGCCGCCTGCGCGATGAGCTTTTGAACGAAACGCTGTTCCCGTCACTGAACCATGCCCGCGCCAAGCTCGCGGCCTGGCGCACGGACTATAACACCGAACGGCCCCACTCCCGTCTCGGCTGGCAGACCCCAGCCGAGTTTGCCCAAACCTTCGCCCCGCAACGGGGCCTGTCGCTGCGCAGTCCGCAAAGCTCCGCGCCAGCCCCCGTTGCCCAACCCGCCAAAATTGGCAAAACTCAAACCCCGAGTCTCGCTCACGCTGGATAA
- a CDS encoding IS5 family transposase (programmed frameshift), with protein sequence METSLARDLMSDEEWAFHERFILALRAPNGRKPLNHRLVLDGIFWIARTGSPWRDLPDEFGKWSSVYRQFRRWTLAGLWEQILEALNESRLVPDALQMIDSTVVRAHHQAAGGKRGTPRQGFGRSRGGFTTKIHLRINGAGLPMRSDITPGQTSDYLGFDLVMDDNLPEPSVLLADRGYDSGKVRKTMEARNVVPVIPMRKSRKLRVAVDRTLYRLRNLVERCFNKLKNARRVATRYDKTAESFLGFIDITSIRLWLRHLST encoded by the exons ATGGAGACCAGCTTGGCACGAGACCTGATGTCGGACGAGGAGTGGGCGTTCCATGAACGCTTCATCTTGGCTCTCCGCGCCCCGAACGGACGCAAACCCCTGAACCATCGCCTTGTTCTGGATGGCATTTTCTGGATCGCGCGGACGGGATCGCCTTGGCGTGACCTTCCCGATGAGTTCGGGAAGTGGTCATCCGTTTACCGCCAGTTCCGACGCTGGACGCTGGCGGGACTGTGGGAGCAGATCTTGGAAGCCCTGAACGAAAGCAGGTTGGTTCCGGATGCCCTGCAGATGATCGACAGCACCGTGGTTCGCGCCCATCATCAGGCAGCGGGCG GCAAAAGGGGGACTCCGCGACAGGGTTTCGGCCGCTCGCGCGGTGGCTTCACGACCAAGATCCACCTCCGCATCAACGGCGCAGGCCTTCCCATGAGATCGGACATCACACCTGGGCAGACCTCGGATTATCTGGGCTTCGATCTGGTCATGGACGACAACCTGCCCGAGCCCTCAGTCCTGCTGGCGGATCGGGGCTATGACTCTGGCAAGGTTCGTAAAACCATGGAAGCGCGCAACGTCGTGCCCGTGATCCCGATGCGAAAATCCCGCAAGCTGCGCGTGGCCGTTGACCGCACGCTATACCGGCTCCGCAACCTCGTCGAGCGCTGCTTCAACAAACTGAAGAATGCCCGCCGCGTCGCCACTCGTTACGACAAGACCGCCGAGAGCTTCCTGGGCTTCATCGACATCACATCGATCCGCCTCTGGCTCCGCCATTTGTCAACATGA